A region from the Coffea eugenioides isolate CCC68of chromosome 9, Ceug_1.0, whole genome shotgun sequence genome encodes:
- the LOC113783694 gene encoding uncharacterized protein LOC113783694 encodes MDFKSIMKDIEFLGSTHMTWKEKKELENKKVVSLGGKPPKRQRLPLSVARVSMKKQKEREEKMLQENLILGRFSSNRGRDAKKTERRSSEDRVLKSTEGHFRNGVLDVKHLLRPSAPRVNDSRPVADKKKKKKKGGKKTRGKRNGGRKHRQDI; translated from the coding sequence ATGGACTTTAAGTCCATAATGAAAGATATCGAATTTTTGGGCTCTACACACATGACctggaaagagaagaaagagctGGAGAACAAGAAGGTTGTCTCTTTGGGCGGAAAGCCTCCCAAGAGGCAGAGGTTACCCCTTAGTGTTGCAAGAGTGTCAATGAAGAAACAGAAGGAAAGGGAGGAAAAAATGCTTCAAGAGAATTTGATACTCGGACGATTTTCAAGCAATCGTGGTAGGGATGCTAAAAAGACAGAGAGGCGCAGTTCCGAGGACAGAGTGCTGAAGTCAACTGAAGGTCATTTTAGAAACGGTGTGCTTGATGTGAAACATTTATTACGACCTTCAGCGCCTAGAGTCAATGATAGCAGGCCTGTTGCTgataagaaaaagaagaagaaaaagggtgGTAAGAAGACTCGTGGGAAGAGAAATGGTGGTAGGAAGCACCGGCAGGACATCTAA